One part of the Acinetobacter sp. XS-4 genome encodes these proteins:
- the asd gene encoding aspartate-semialdehyde dehydrogenase, translating to MKVGLVGWRGMVGSVLMQRMVEENDFAHIEPFYFSTSNAGGEAPSFGGKTAPALMEATDINSLKQMDVIITCQGGDYTSEVFPQLKATGWDGYWIDAASTLRMSDDAIIVLDPVNLNVIKDGLVNGTKTFVGGNCTVSLMLMGVGSLFQNNLVEWMTAMTYQAASGAGAQNMRELITGMGYLYNNTKTLLDDPKSAILDIDRQVAELQRGEGFPSANFGVPLAGSLIPYIDKQLESGQSKEEWKGQVETNKILGNSQIVPIDGHCVRIGAMRCHSQALTIKLKKDVPLDEIEDMIRTSNQWAKVVPNTREASMTDLTPVAVTGTLTVPVGRLRKLNMGKEYLGAFTVGDQLLWGAAEPLRRMLRILVEYKSS from the coding sequence ATGAAAGTAGGTCTGGTCGGTTGGCGCGGGATGGTCGGTTCCGTCCTTATGCAACGTATGGTTGAAGAGAATGATTTCGCTCATATTGAGCCATTTTATTTCTCTACCAGTAATGCAGGTGGTGAAGCTCCTTCATTTGGTGGTAAGACTGCCCCAGCACTTATGGAAGCTACAGACATTAATAGTCTGAAGCAAATGGATGTCATTATTACCTGTCAAGGTGGTGACTATACGTCTGAAGTTTTCCCACAGTTAAAAGCAACTGGTTGGGATGGCTACTGGATTGATGCAGCCTCTACTTTACGTATGTCAGATGATGCAATCATCGTTCTTGACCCAGTAAACCTTAACGTTATTAAAGACGGCTTGGTTAACGGCACCAAAACTTTCGTAGGTGGTAACTGTACAGTATCGCTTATGTTGATGGGTGTAGGTTCACTTTTCCAAAACAATTTGGTGGAGTGGATGACTGCTATGACTTATCAAGCAGCATCAGGCGCTGGCGCACAAAACATGCGTGAGCTAATTACTGGTATGGGTTACTTATATAACAATACTAAAACATTGTTAGATGATCCTAAATCTGCAATTTTGGATATTGATCGTCAAGTTGCCGAGTTACAACGTGGCGAAGGTTTCCCATCTGCTAACTTCGGTGTGCCATTAGCTGGATCGTTGATTCCTTACATTGATAAGCAACTTGAAAGTGGTCAGTCAAAAGAAGAGTGGAAAGGTCAAGTTGAAACCAACAAGATTTTGGGTAATTCACAAATTGTTCCAATCGATGGCCACTGTGTCCGTATTGGCGCGATGCGTTGCCACTCTCAAGCATTGACAATCAAATTGAAAAAAGATGTCCCACTTGATGAAATCGAAGATATGATTCGTACTTCAAACCAATGGGCAAAAGTTGTACCAAACACTCGTGAAGCGTCTATGACTGACCTTACACCTGTTGCTGTAACTGGTACCTTAACTGTACCTGTTGGCCGTTTGCGCAAACTTAATATGGGTAAAGAATATTTAGGCGCATTCACAGTAGGTGATCAGTTACTTTGGGGTGCTGCTGAGCCTTTACGTCGCATGTTACGCATCTTAGTAGAATACAAAAGCTCATAA